Below is a window of Acidobacteriota bacterium DNA.
TTGTTCCTTTGTGTTAAGCCAGACGCCTTGTTGAAAACCGATCTAAGAGTGCAGGTAGCGGCGAATGTTCTATCACCTTTTATACGAATGGCTCTACCGGAATTACTCTTCACAATTGCCCCTCGACGTGTTGAATGTGTTTCGATACGTCACGTTCCGCACAGCGTATGCGGCGATCACATCCTTGATTTTGAGCCTGGCCTTTGGGCCGTTGGTGATTCGCAAGCTGCGTGAGTTCAAATTTGGGCAGGAAATTCGTGAAGAAGGCCCGGCTTCGCATCAGGCGAAACGCGGCACGCCGACAATGGGCGGCGTGATGGTGATCGGTTCCGTGGTGATTTCGACCCTGTTGTGGGCGAATCTGAAAAACTGGCCGGTATGGATTGCGATGATCGGAATGGTTGGCTGCGCGGTCGTGGGTTTTTTGGATGATTACATCAAGATTGCCAAAAAACGCAGCCTGGGGTTGACCGGCAGGCAAAAACTGCTGGGTCAGTTGATCGTGGGGTTGCTGGTTGGCGGATTGCTCTTTGCCTTTACGGATTATTCGACAATGTTGAGCGTGCCGTTTTTCAAACGGATTCAACCCAATCTACACATCTGGGGATACATCGCGTTCATCATTTTTATTATGACGGGCTGGTCAAACGCTGTGAATTTGACTGACGGCTTGGATGGTTTGGCAATCAGCGTGACGACGGTTGCCGCTTCCACATTGACCGCATTCACCTACGTCACCGGACACAAGGCGTTTGCGGAGTATTTGGGGTTGGCGCATACGGAAGGCGTGTGGGAAGTGACGGTTTTCGGCGGCGCTTTGGTCGGGGCCAGCCTGGGATTTTTGTGGTTCAACGCTCCGCAGGCGGAAGTTTTCATGGGAGACGTTGGAAGTTTGGGGATCGGCGGCGCGCTTTGCACGATAAGCATTCTGATCAAACAGGAACTGGTCTTGCCGATTATTGGGGGCGTGTTTTTGATCGAAGCGCTGTCGGTCATCCTGCAGGTCGGATCATTCAAACTGCGCGGCAAGCGCATTTTCAAAATGGCTCCGCTGCATCATCACTTTGAGTTGATTGGCTGGAAAGAGCCGAAGATTGTCTTTCGATTTTTGATCGCAGCGGTGTTGTTTGCGCTATTGAGTCTTTCGACCTTGAAACTACGCTGATGCAAGTTGCCGGAAAAAACATTCTGGTGGTTGGGCTGGCGCGCAGCGGCGTGGCGGCGGCGGAATTTCTGGCTGCGCGCGGCGCCCGCGTGACAGTCAACGACGCCAAACCGGAAAGCGAATTGAAAGACGCCGCCAGTTTATGCGCCAAAGGAATTGAAGTCATTGGCGGAAATCATCCGCGCAAGTTGTTTGAACAATCGGATTTGATCGTTGTCAGTCCCGGCGTGCCGCTGGCGCTGGAACCGTTTCAGCGGGCCAGAGCCGCCGGAGTTCCGATCATCGGCGAAGTCGAATTGGCTGCGCGGTTTTTGCGCGGGCGGCTGGTCGGCATCACGGGATCGAACGGCAAAACGACGACGACGACGCTCACTGGCGAATTGCTAAAAGATGCCGGACTGCCGACGCTGGTCGGCGGCAACATCGGGATGCCGCTGATTTCGCTGGTCGAAGCCTCGACCGACGACGGCGTGACGGTTATCGAACTGAGCAGCTTTCAACTGGAAGCCGTCGAACAACTTCACGTCAATGTTGCGCTGCTGTTGAACATCACGCCCGATCATCTGGATCGCTACGATTCAATGGTGGATTACGCGGCGGCCAAGGCAAACATCTTTCGTCATCAAACTGCAAACGATGTCGCCGTGCTCAACGCGGACAACGACTGGACAATGCGCGAAGCGGAAAAGACGGCTGCCCGGCGCATCTGTTTCAGTCGGTTGAAAGAGCTTGAAGAAGGAATCTTCCTGCGCGGCGACGAAATCATCGAACGCAGCAACCAAAGCGAACGAGTGTTGTTGACGCGCGCAGATATTCCGCTGCCGGGCGATCACAATGTTGAAAACGTGATGGCTGCGCTGGCTGCCGGATTGGCCTGTGGCGCTTCGCCGAATTCGATGCGGCAAACGGTTCGCAACTTCAAGGGCGTGGAGCATCGGTTGGAATTCGTTGCCGAAGTGAATGGCGTGAAGTTTTACAACGATTCCAAGGCGACCAATGTGGATGCCGCAATCAAATGCCTGGAAGCGTTTGCGGGGGGCGTGATTGTGGTTCTGGGCGGAAAAGACAAAGGCGGCGATTACGCGCCGCTCGCGCCGCTCATCCGCCAGCGGTGCGAACACGTGATTTTGATTGGGGCCGCAGCGGACAAAATCGGCGCGGCACTAGAAAACACCAAACCGCTGCATCGCGCCGCGACGATGCCGGAAGCGGTGACGCTTGGGTTGGAGCTTGGGCGACCGGGCGACATCGTGTTGTTGGCTCCGGCCTGCGCCAGTTTTGATATGTTCGACAATTACGAACATCGCGGCAAAGTTTTTAAGGAAGCAGTGTTCACGCTTCAGCGTGCCGTCAGTGGTGGCTCCACACGCTGAAGCGTGAACACTAAACCGGACAGTTATGACCAATCCGATTCGCAAAAATTTGCTGACGCCTTTCGAGGAATTGCGTTGGGATTTATGGCTGGGAGCAATCACCGTTGGCTTGGTCATTTTCGGCGTGGTGATGGTGTACAGCGCGTCTGCATCGGCGAAAAATCCGAATCGGTTTTTGTTCAGTCAGGTGGCGTGGGCGTTGATTGGCTTGATCGTCATGGCGGTGTTGCAGCGCGTGGATTATCACCGCTATGCCAATCCTGGTTTCGTGTATGGCTTTCTGGGAATTTGTGTGTTGCTGCTGCTGATCGTGTTCCTGTTTCCGCGCGTCAATGGCGCGCATCGCTGGATTATCTTTCGTCCCTTGGGAATTTCCGGCCAACCGTCGGAACTGGCCAAACTGGCGATGGTGATTTTCCTGGGTTGGTTTCTGGCCGACCGTGAACGATTCAAGGAACTGGATAATTTCTGGGCGACGATGGCTCCTGCATTGGTGGTTTGGGGAGCGCTGGCCGCATTGATATTGAAAGAACCTGATCTAGGCACCACATTGATGCTGGGCATAATTTTTGTAGCGATGATCTTTTCGGCAGGCGTGCCACTGAAACACTTGTACAGGTTTGTGCCTGTCGCCGCGGTTGCGGGCGTATTGATGGTGATGAAGGTTGCATGGCGCTGGGAGCGCGTCAAAGTCTTCCTCGATCCGGAAAGCGACCCGCTGGGCAGAGGCTACCAACCCTTGCAGGCCCTGATCGCGATTGGGTCCGGCGGGCCGCATGGATTTGGGTATGGTTTGAGCAAGCAGAAATTGTCGTTTTTGCCTGCACCGCAATCGGATTACATCTTTGCGGTGATTTCGGAGGAGTTGGGATTGTACGGAGCGGCAGCGTTGGTACTGGTCTTCGGCGTTTTACTCTGGCGCGGATTGCGCGCGGCGCATCACGCGCCGGATCGGTTGGGAAATTTGCTGGCGGTCGGGATCACGACGGCGCTTGTGACCCAGGCATTTTTCAACATCAGCGTTTCGCTGAACTTGTTGCCGTCGAAAGGCATCACCTTGCCGTTTGTCAGCGCCGGCGGCACATCGTTGTTTATCAGTTTGGCGGCAATGGGCGTTTTGTTGAATGTGTCTGGCCATGGACGCCGGATTGCGGATTGAGGATTGCGGATTGGTCTGTCGCGGCCAGTTCGTGCAGGAAAGGTCGGTTTGAAGTGGCGCAAACGAAAGGGGAGAGAGGTTACGTGGAAAACGAATCCGCAATCCGCAATCCGCAATCCGCAATCTCTGTAATCATCGCGGGCGGCGGAACGGGCGGACACATCTTTCCGGGAATCGCCATCGCGCAGGAATTCAAACGGCGAAACTCCGAAACCAAAGTGGTATTTGTCGGAACGGCGCGCGGATTGGAAACCAAAATCATCCCGCGAGAAGGATTTGATCTTCACTTGATTGACGTCGCGGCGCTCAAACGAGTTGGTTTGCTCCGGCGAATCAAATCGCTGTTGTTGTTGCCGAAAAGTTTTTTGGCCGTTCGCTCTTTGATTCAACAGGTAAAACCGGATGTCGTGATTGGCGTCGGTGGGTACTCTTCGGGGCCGGTTGTGTTGGTGGCGTCATTGATGGGCGTACCGGCGCTGGTGGCGGAATCAAACGCGTTGCCGGGATTTACGAATCGCGTGCTGGCTCGCTTTGTCAAAGCTGCCGCCATCACTTTTGAAGAGGCCAAACGCTTTTTCG
It encodes the following:
- a CDS encoding phospho-N-acetylmuramoyl-pentapeptide-transferase — its product is MFYHLLYEWLYRNYSSQLPLDVLNVFRYVTFRTAYAAITSLILSLAFGPLVIRKLREFKFGQEIREEGPASHQAKRGTPTMGGVMVIGSVVISTLLWANLKNWPVWIAMIGMVGCAVVGFLDDYIKIAKKRSLGLTGRQKLLGQLIVGLLVGGLLFAFTDYSTMLSVPFFKRIQPNLHIWGYIAFIIFIMTGWSNAVNLTDGLDGLAISVTTVAASTLTAFTYVTGHKAFAEYLGLAHTEGVWEVTVFGGALVGASLGFLWFNAPQAEVFMGDVGSLGIGGALCTISILIKQELVLPIIGGVFLIEALSVILQVGSFKLRGKRIFKMAPLHHHFELIGWKEPKIVFRFLIAAVLFALLSLSTLKLR
- a CDS encoding UDP-N-acetylmuramoyl-L-alanine--D-glutamate ligase, which translates into the protein MQVAGKNILVVGLARSGVAAAEFLAARGARVTVNDAKPESELKDAASLCAKGIEVIGGNHPRKLFEQSDLIVVSPGVPLALEPFQRARAAGVPIIGEVELAARFLRGRLVGITGSNGKTTTTTLTGELLKDAGLPTLVGGNIGMPLISLVEASTDDGVTVIELSSFQLEAVEQLHVNVALLLNITPDHLDRYDSMVDYAAAKANIFRHQTANDVAVLNADNDWTMREAEKTAARRICFSRLKELEEGIFLRGDEIIERSNQSERVLLTRADIPLPGDHNVENVMAALAAGLACGASPNSMRQTVRNFKGVEHRLEFVAEVNGVKFYNDSKATNVDAAIKCLEAFAGGVIVVLGGKDKGGDYAPLAPLIRQRCEHVILIGAAADKIGAALENTKPLHRAATMPEAVTLGLELGRPGDIVLLAPACASFDMFDNYEHRGKVFKEAVFTLQRAVSGGSTR
- a CDS encoding cell division protein FtsW, coding for MTNPIRKNLLTPFEELRWDLWLGAITVGLVIFGVVMVYSASASAKNPNRFLFSQVAWALIGLIVMAVLQRVDYHRYANPGFVYGFLGICVLLLLIVFLFPRVNGAHRWIIFRPLGISGQPSELAKLAMVIFLGWFLADRERFKELDNFWATMAPALVVWGALAALILKEPDLGTTLMLGIIFVAMIFSAGVPLKHLYRFVPVAAVAGVLMVMKVAWRWERVKVFLDPESDPLGRGYQPLQALIAIGSGGPHGFGYGLSKQKLSFLPAPQSDYIFAVISEELGLYGAAALVLVFGVLLWRGLRAAHHAPDRLGNLLAVGITTALVTQAFFNISVSLNLLPSKGITLPFVSAGGTSLFISLAAMGVLLNVSGHGRRIAD